One window from the genome of Cyclobacterium amurskyense encodes:
- a CDS encoding Spy/CpxP family protein refolding chaperone → MMKNNIFKIGFFCLLIINGVLAFVMLNHPRPPMPGPQAKADLMFKISNELNLSESQKESFFTSAENHQKGMAMIERQQKRLVKEYFEYLKMPVVDEEAKAEKLNEIALKEAEKINMTFAHFEELKSLCKDEQKEAFNGIISEVQQILLGERRNMPRLPRD, encoded by the coding sequence ATGATGAAAAATAACATATTTAAAATTGGGTTTTTTTGCCTGTTGATAATCAATGGTGTACTTGCCTTTGTGATGTTAAACCATCCTAGGCCGCCTATGCCTGGTCCACAAGCAAAAGCTGATTTAATGTTTAAGATTAGTAATGAACTTAATCTTTCAGAATCACAAAAGGAAAGCTTTTTTACTTCAGCTGAAAACCATCAGAAGGGAATGGCTATGATAGAGCGACAACAAAAGAGGTTGGTAAAAGAATACTTTGAGTATTTGAAAATGCCAGTTGTTGATGAAGAGGCCAAGGCGGAAAAGTTAAATGAAATAGCCCTTAAAGAAGCTGAAAAAATCAACATGACTTTTGCTCATTTTGAAGAGCTTAAAAGCCTTTGTAAGGATGAACAAAAAGAGGCATTTAATGGGATTATCAGTGAAGTGCAGCAAATTTTGCTAGGAGAAAGAAGAAATATGCCCCGCCTACCGAGGGATTGA
- a CDS encoding SCO family protein, whose product MNKLTIALIVFFAAACNNGGPETTTIDEEEITLPYYEEATFTPRWFSTKEDVPVDFHQIPEFNLFNQYGSEVTAKDLDSKISIVNFFFTTCPGICPKMMANMYMIQDELQEKDKALFLSYSVTPEMDGIEELKVYAEKNEIVNKSWFLLTGDREQIYDLGRNQFFVEEDMGIAKGPDDFLHTENILLIDGDRHIRGIYNGLNKTAIQQLLIDFKTLEAELTDK is encoded by the coding sequence ATGAATAAATTGACAATTGCATTGATCGTGTTTTTTGCGGCTGCCTGTAATAATGGTGGACCAGAAACAACAACCATTGATGAGGAGGAGATAACTTTGCCTTATTATGAAGAAGCTACATTTACTCCTCGTTGGTTTTCTACCAAAGAGGATGTTCCTGTTGATTTTCACCAAATCCCTGAATTTAACTTGTTTAACCAATATGGGAGTGAGGTTACAGCTAAGGATTTGGATAGTAAGATAAGCATTGTTAATTTTTTCTTCACCACCTGCCCGGGCATATGTCCAAAGATGATGGCCAATATGTACATGATTCAAGATGAGTTGCAGGAAAAAGACAAAGCCTTGTTTCTTTCGTATTCTGTCACGCCTGAAATGGACGGAATTGAAGAGCTAAAAGTTTACGCAGAAAAAAATGAGATAGTGAATAAAAGCTGGTTTTTGCTCACAGGTGACAGAGAACAAATTTATGATCTTGGGAGAAACCAATTTTTTGTTGAAGAAGACATGGGAATAGCCAAAGGCCCAGATGATTTTTTACATACCGAAAATATTTTACTTATAGATGGAGATCGGCACATTAGAGGTATATACAATGGTCTGAATAAAACAGCCATTCAGCAATTGCTGATTGATTTTAAAACGCTTGAGGCAGAATTGACCGATAAATAA
- a CDS encoding YHYH protein, with protein sequence MNKYVFSKIAVLSILVMSCSCGNVEVIPENKLTELPAAFEAFDEANTTIMLDVDEIIIESNGLPNHTSPYWSNTTKREATDPRGNLLVTEAAFANHPLFVNPTYTSFGQMAPGNIDDFNGAYTLVVPAIPTKASSSSSTGLGPIGIAVSGSMIYNDEEGPNIPLDDAAPSLDYNGAHTGPQSYHYHLEPLAFSDDDDNLIGIISDGFFLHGRKCASTGDYPNDLDVSGGHTSITKYNQEQQYHYHIQNELYLNKYYILFPGNYQGSSNAIN encoded by the coding sequence ATGAACAAATATGTTTTCAGTAAGATCGCCGTTCTAAGTATTCTTGTAATGTCTTGTTCATGCGGTAATGTGGAAGTAATTCCAGAGAATAAGCTTACCGAGTTACCAGCTGCATTTGAGGCCTTTGATGAAGCCAATACAACCATAATGCTAGATGTAGACGAGATTATTATAGAATCAAATGGTCTCCCAAATCACACTTCCCCCTATTGGTCAAATACTACAAAAAGAGAAGCGACAGACCCAAGGGGGAATTTATTGGTAACAGAGGCGGCATTTGCAAACCATCCACTATTCGTAAATCCTACCTATACCAGTTTTGGACAAATGGCCCCTGGTAATATTGATGATTTTAATGGTGCTTATACCCTTGTTGTTCCAGCAATTCCAACCAAAGCTTCATCTTCTTCTTCCACAGGTTTAGGGCCAATCGGTATCGCCGTTAGTGGATCCATGATTTATAATGATGAGGAAGGACCAAATATCCCATTGGATGATGCCGCTCCTTCTTTGGATTACAATGGTGCGCATACAGGTCCTCAAAGTTACCACTATCACCTGGAGCCGCTTGCTTTTTCTGATGATGACGATAACTTGATCGGGATCATTTCAGATGGGTTCTTTTTGCATGGTAGGAAATGTGCGAGCACAGGAGACTATCCCAATGACCTTGATGTATCAGGTGGACATACCTCTATTACCAAGTACAATCAGGAGCAGCAATACCACTATCATATTCAAAATGAGTTGTATTTAAATAAGTATTACATCCTTTTTCCAGGAAATTACCAAGGCAGTTCAAATGCTATTAATTAA
- a CDS encoding DUF6528 family protein has product MKFLSSLFLIVTFFSCSEKQTSVINTDSSEIIGCGDENVVIFDKEKSNKNSLVKVWEWTAAISEGLPKEYHGYFNTTDDCKPVGEGQILITSSSGGVALVNRKDKKTVFYAHVPNAHSADYLPGGRIVVALSTAENGNSIRLYDVKQSDNILYSDSLYSGHGAVWNEEKNSLFALGFDQLREYKLADWKSAQPKLEKVNEWEIPDESGHDLFLTSDQRLLLSTTNSVWQFDISTSIFTPFEPLEGAKHVKSVNFNAETKELVYTKGEISWWTHHIYFENPQDTLEVNDMKLYKVRVL; this is encoded by the coding sequence ATGAAATTTCTTTCTTCACTATTTTTAATTGTTACTTTCTTTTCCTGTTCCGAAAAACAAACATCGGTAATAAATACTGACAGCTCAGAGATAATCGGGTGTGGAGATGAGAACGTAGTTATTTTCGATAAGGAAAAATCGAACAAGAATAGTCTTGTGAAAGTTTGGGAATGGACAGCTGCGATTTCTGAGGGTTTGCCCAAAGAATACCATGGGTATTTTAATACCACTGATGATTGTAAACCTGTTGGAGAAGGGCAAATATTAATAACCTCTTCCAGCGGAGGCGTAGCCCTGGTAAATCGTAAGGACAAGAAAACTGTTTTTTATGCGCATGTTCCCAATGCCCATTCTGCAGACTATCTTCCCGGAGGAAGGATAGTAGTAGCGCTTTCCACAGCGGAAAACGGGAATTCAATCCGACTTTATGATGTCAAACAGTCGGATAATATACTATACTCTGATAGTCTATATTCCGGGCATGGTGCGGTTTGGAACGAAGAGAAAAACAGTTTGTTTGCACTGGGATTTGATCAATTGAGGGAGTACAAGCTAGCGGATTGGAAGAGTGCGCAGCCCAAATTAGAGAAAGTAAACGAATGGGAAATACCTGATGAAAGCGGGCATGACCTTTTCCTTACAAGTGATCAACGATTGCTTCTGTCCACCACCAATAGTGTGTGGCAATTTGATATTTCAACTTCCATCTTTACTCCATTTGAACCATTAGAAGGAGCAAAGCATGTTAAATCAGTTAATTTTAATGCCGAAACAAAGGAACTCGTGTATACCAAAGGAGAAATAAGTTGGTGGACCCACCATATTTATTTTGAGAACCCTCAAGATACATTAGAGGTGAATGACATGAAATTGTATAAAGTCAGAGTGCTGTGA
- a CDS encoding toxin-antitoxin system YwqK family antitoxin: MLLIKQIYWFSLLVFGFNTPNGTSDDGVLTPAELEKRTVSDENLILNPNQGIVFYKDEPFTGTGIATYPNGLVSEKITYLNGKRDGVLQRWFENGLLSFEANYERNRRNGMVKSWWSNGKLRSEANFQHGLVHGVQKQWYSSGQLFKVLHIVEGKEEGLQQAWRENGKLFVNYEAKDGRLYGLKRASLCYELEGENIVIDE; this comes from the coding sequence ATGCTATTAATTAAACAGATATACTGGTTCTCATTACTTGTTTTTGGGTTTAATACGCCAAATGGAACGTCTGATGATGGTGTTTTAACACCAGCCGAATTGGAGAAGAGGACGGTTTCGGATGAGAACCTTATACTCAATCCCAATCAAGGGATTGTTTTTTATAAGGACGAACCATTTACCGGGACAGGAATAGCTACTTATCCAAATGGGCTCGTGTCAGAAAAAATCACCTATTTGAATGGTAAAAGAGATGGTGTGCTGCAGCGATGGTTCGAAAATGGCCTATTGAGCTTTGAGGCCAACTATGAAAGAAATAGACGTAATGGAATGGTAAAATCTTGGTGGTCCAATGGTAAGCTAAGATCTGAAGCGAATTTTCAACATGGCCTGGTCCATGGAGTTCAAAAGCAATGGTACAGCAGTGGACAGCTTTTTAAGGTGCTCCATATCGTTGAGGGTAAGGAAGAAGGCTTGCAGCAGGCATGGAGGGAAAACGGAAAACTATTTGTAAATTATGAAGCAAAGGATGGTCGTCTCTATGGTTTAAAGAGAGCAAGTTTGTGTTATGAGTTAGAAGGAGAAAATATTGTGATAGATGAATAA
- a CDS encoding DoxX family protein, producing MNNQTSLVQNIFRLILAAFMIYAGVSHLTFNRIDFQAQVPDWLPFEKDLVVVLSGYVEIALGLGLAFWKKQQVNFGWALAVFFLLVFPGNVAQYLDGKDAFGALDSDKARLIRLFFQPVLIVWALWSAGSWADYRAKKNKN from the coding sequence ATGAATAATCAGACCTCTTTAGTACAAAATATTTTCAGGTTAATTCTGGCTGCATTTATGATTTATGCAGGAGTTAGCCATTTGACCTTTAATAGAATAGATTTTCAAGCCCAGGTTCCGGATTGGCTTCCTTTTGAAAAAGACTTGGTTGTAGTCTTGTCAGGGTATGTAGAGATTGCACTCGGACTTGGATTGGCATTTTGGAAAAAACAGCAGGTGAATTTTGGTTGGGCACTTGCAGTGTTTTTTCTCTTGGTTTTCCCGGGAAATGTGGCACAATACCTTGATGGTAAAGATGCTTTCGGGGCCTTGGATTCTGATAAGGCACGATTGATTCGTCTTTTCTTCCAGCCAGTACTGATTGTATGGGCCCTATGGTCTGCAGGATCATGGGCTGATTATCGAGCAAAAAAAAATAAAAACTGA
- the scpB gene encoding SMC-Scp complex subunit ScpB, whose amino-acid sequence MDFLPRHIEALIFCSAEPLGIQEIQKCLAEMFETEIPMDHLDEALEALTNKYNSDDYSFSLEKIARGYQFLTKPAYLSSVAILQKHQSQKRLSNAQLETLSIIAYRQPITKSEMEQIRGVNCDYSVQKLLEKSLVAIKGKSEGLGRPLLYGTSSKFMEYFGINDLSELPQPKDFKEEDNEIGKQSD is encoded by the coding sequence GTGGATTTCTTACCTCGACATATTGAAGCCCTGATTTTTTGTTCAGCCGAACCACTAGGCATACAAGAAATCCAAAAGTGTCTTGCAGAAATGTTTGAGACCGAAATCCCAATGGATCATTTGGACGAAGCCTTGGAGGCCCTTACAAACAAATACAATTCAGATGATTATTCTTTCAGCCTAGAGAAAATAGCTAGAGGATACCAATTTTTAACCAAGCCAGCCTACCTAAGTAGTGTAGCTATTTTACAAAAACACCAATCTCAAAAACGACTTTCCAACGCTCAATTGGAAACTCTGTCCATCATTGCCTACCGGCAGCCGATAACAAAATCCGAAATGGAACAGATCAGAGGGGTGAATTGTGACTATTCTGTTCAGAAGCTATTGGAAAAGTCCCTGGTAGCCATCAAAGGCAAGTCTGAAGGACTAGGCAGGCCTCTCTTGTACGGCACTAGCTCAAAATTCATGGAATACTTCGGCATTAATGACCTGAGCGAACTCCCACAACCTAAGGATTTTAAAGAAGAGGACAACGAAATAGGAAAACAAAGCGATTGA
- a CDS encoding 2-hydroxyacid dehydrogenase, whose translation MKIVRTDRELELPMVDQVLRDQGHELVLLPETVSEEALCKAVETCDILLMCYTTIGAEVIKAAKQLKAIIKYGVGIDAIDIPAANKKGIVVVNIPEYAEETVAEGAFAMLLALAKKMPAIQNKMRKSFWAWPTQEWMSQDIAGKTLGIIGCGRIGKSMARMAGLGLRAKVIGYDPYKSEEHLAENGIVKIESLQSLLEQSDFISLHAVLNNETRHIIGKPELAMLKKSAIIINSARGALIDEEALLESLMNGQIGGAGLDVFSKEPLNHSTHPLRKLYELENVILFPHLTFYTQEAMDRLERETLERCVEVMQDRPVLIKSKDPRLQNQKRLKTILEV comes from the coding sequence ATGAAAATAGTCCGAACGGATAGGGAACTTGAACTCCCCATGGTTGACCAGGTCTTAAGAGACCAGGGGCATGAGCTGGTTTTACTTCCTGAAACTGTGTCTGAAGAAGCCCTTTGCAAAGCGGTGGAAACATGTGATATTTTATTGATGTGTTATACCACAATTGGTGCTGAGGTAATAAAGGCAGCAAAACAGCTTAAAGCCATAATTAAATATGGTGTAGGGATAGACGCTATAGACATTCCTGCTGCCAATAAAAAGGGAATAGTGGTTGTGAATATTCCAGAATATGCTGAAGAAACGGTGGCAGAAGGTGCCTTTGCAATGCTTCTGGCCTTGGCTAAAAAAATGCCTGCTATCCAAAATAAAATGAGAAAGTCCTTCTGGGCCTGGCCTACTCAAGAATGGATGTCTCAGGATATAGCAGGCAAAACACTGGGTATAATTGGCTGTGGTCGAATAGGGAAAAGTATGGCAAGAATGGCCGGTTTGGGATTAAGGGCAAAAGTAATTGGATATGATCCCTATAAATCTGAGGAACATTTAGCCGAAAATGGGATTGTTAAAATTGAATCGCTTCAATCTTTGCTTGAGCAAAGCGATTTTATTTCCTTGCATGCTGTGTTAAACAATGAAACCAGGCATATAATTGGAAAGCCTGAATTGGCAATGTTAAAAAAGTCAGCAATTATTATCAATTCTGCTCGTGGAGCTTTGATAGATGAGGAAGCATTGTTGGAAAGCCTGATGAATGGGCAAATTGGAGGGGCGGGTTTGGATGTCTTCAGTAAGGAGCCACTAAATCATAGTACTCACCCTTTACGGAAACTATATGAATTGGAAAATGTAATTTTGTTTCCGCATCTCACCTTTTATACCCAAGAAGCAATGGATAGGCTTGAAAGGGAAACTTTGGAAAGGTGTGTAGAGGTAATGCAAGACAGACCAGTACTTATTAAATCCAAAGACCCAAGGCTTCAAAATCAAAAACGCCTCAAGACAATACTTGAAGTTTAG
- a CDS encoding RNA polymerase sigma factor: MTNVRQINDEAQFLIEMANGNEKPLDYFYNKYSAKVYSTALSYTKNEQDAEEVLQDVFITLFDSASKFKNDASVSTWIYRITINKCLDFLRKKNSLKRKGIFSSLFSKESGEIIIEPVDFVHPGVKMENSEDAKLLFRVMDELTENQKTVFILTQIDGLPQQEVADIMKVSRKSVESLLQRAKATMRIKLEKFYPERGKK, from the coding sequence ATGACAAATGTGAGACAGATAAATGATGAAGCCCAATTTCTTATAGAAATGGCAAATGGCAATGAAAAGCCACTTGACTATTTTTATAATAAATATTCGGCCAAGGTTTATTCAACGGCACTCAGTTATACAAAAAATGAGCAGGATGCTGAAGAAGTACTTCAAGATGTTTTTATTACTTTATTTGATTCTGCTTCAAAATTCAAGAATGACGCCTCTGTCAGCACTTGGATTTATCGAATTACCATTAATAAGTGTCTCGATTTTCTACGTAAAAAGAACAGTTTAAAACGAAAAGGTATTTTCTCCTCTTTATTTAGTAAGGAGTCGGGTGAAATTATAATTGAACCTGTAGATTTTGTTCATCCTGGAGTGAAAATGGAAAATTCTGAAGATGCGAAACTCTTGTTTCGTGTTATGGATGAATTGACAGAAAATCAAAAGACGGTTTTTATCCTTACCCAGATTGATGGCCTGCCCCAGCAAGAAGTAGCAGACATTATGAAGGTCAGTAGGAAGTCTGTGGAGTCACTTTTGCAGAGAGCAAAGGCAACAATGAGAATTAAACTAGAAAAATTTTATCCTGAGCGAGGGAAAAAATGA
- a CDS encoding Ldh family oxidoreductase: protein MPKAYTQIHHLALRAFTTNVFKSLGVPDDEAALAADVLAYSDEHGIDSHGIARLKTYFDLLKAGRINPRPNLKVLREKHAVSTIDGDNGLGLVVGPKCMDIAIEKTHKHGSGSIAVCNTNHYGAAGYYPLMAVKEDFIGLSMTNTTKGVAPFNGKEKMLGTNPIALAFPSLNEPEVVIDFASSTVAYGKVEIAHREGEIIPLGWCLDKNGLPTNRPEEMIDGGALLPLGSTKEGSGHKGYCLAGAVDILSAVLSGANWGPFATPFAINSAMPEIQVGKGIGHFFNAWDIEGFRDLTDFKKSMDHWIVTMRNTVAMEGGTKVLVPGDPERKSYSIRMEDGIPVHQIILDQLKTISQSCNVPLP, encoded by the coding sequence ATGCCCAAAGCCTATACGCAAATCCATCACCTAGCGCTTAGAGCGTTTACCACAAATGTTTTTAAATCTCTGGGAGTTCCTGATGACGAAGCTGCTTTGGCTGCAGATGTCCTTGCCTATAGTGATGAACATGGGATAGATTCACATGGGATAGCCAGACTTAAAACTTATTTCGATTTGCTCAAAGCAGGTAGGATCAATCCCAGACCAAATTTGAAGGTGCTTAGAGAAAAACATGCTGTCTCCACAATAGATGGGGACAATGGTTTGGGTTTGGTAGTAGGACCAAAGTGCATGGATATAGCGATAGAAAAAACCCATAAACATGGTTCAGGTTCTATAGCTGTTTGCAATACCAACCATTATGGGGCAGCGGGATATTACCCGCTTATGGCTGTAAAAGAAGATTTTATTGGCCTATCCATGACCAATACTACCAAAGGTGTTGCGCCATTTAATGGGAAGGAAAAAATGCTGGGTACAAATCCGATTGCTCTGGCATTCCCCTCGCTGAATGAGCCGGAAGTGGTAATTGATTTTGCCAGTAGCACAGTAGCCTATGGGAAGGTGGAAATTGCCCACAGGGAGGGAGAAATTATACCTTTAGGATGGTGTCTTGATAAAAATGGCCTACCTACAAACAGGCCTGAGGAAATGATCGATGGTGGGGCTTTATTGCCTTTAGGGAGCACAAAAGAGGGCTCTGGTCACAAAGGTTATTGTTTGGCAGGAGCTGTTGATATTTTAAGTGCAGTGCTGAGTGGTGCTAACTGGGGGCCTTTCGCTACTCCTTTTGCAATCAACTCCGCTATGCCTGAAATACAGGTAGGGAAAGGAATTGGCCATTTTTTCAACGCCTGGGACATAGAAGGATTTAGGGACTTGACGGACTTTAAAAAAAGCATGGATCATTGGATTGTTACGATGAGAAATACTGTAGCAATGGAAGGGGGGACCAAAGTGCTAGTGCCTGGAGATCCTGAACGAAAATCCTATTCTATTAGAATGGAAGATGGAATACCAGTTCATCAAATTATTCTGGACCAGTTAAAAACCATTTCACAGTCTTGTAATGTTCCCTTACCCTGA
- a CDS encoding 3-keto-disaccharide hydrolase, which translates to MKRILLILICAFISLNVSAQKADKGWKSLFNGKSFKGWSFSENPDSFSIEDGVIKVEGPRSHMFYTGKYKKHNFKNFELKMQVKTMPGANSGIFIHSEFEKDGWPTKGYEIQVNQTQGDWRKTGSVYSFKDVKETYVKDNEWYTQHIIVQGDNITVKINGKVINEFNEKTDRGEIGDSGKRLSSGTVALQAHDPKSTIYYKDIMIKPLP; encoded by the coding sequence ATGAAAAGAATCCTATTAATTCTTATATGCGCATTTATCTCTTTAAATGTATCTGCTCAAAAAGCGGATAAAGGCTGGAAGAGCTTGTTTAATGGCAAATCGTTTAAAGGTTGGTCTTTTAGTGAAAACCCTGATTCATTCAGTATTGAGGATGGAGTAATTAAGGTAGAAGGCCCGAGGTCACACATGTTTTACACCGGTAAATACAAAAAACATAATTTTAAAAACTTTGAGTTAAAAATGCAGGTAAAAACCATGCCTGGAGCCAATTCAGGAATTTTTATTCACTCGGAATTTGAAAAAGATGGTTGGCCAACAAAAGGTTATGAAATCCAGGTTAACCAAACACAAGGAGACTGGAGGAAAACCGGAAGTGTATACAGCTTCAAAGATGTTAAAGAGACTTATGTGAAAGATAACGAATGGTATACCCAGCATATCATAGTTCAGGGTGATAACATAACTGTTAAAATTAATGGAAAAGTTATCAATGAGTTCAATGAAAAAACAGATAGGGGAGAAATTGGTGACAGTGGTAAAAGATTGAGCAGTGGAACAGTTGCACTACAAGCTCATGACCCTAAAAGTACGATTTACTACAAAGACATTATGATTAAACCATTACCTTAA
- a CDS encoding ZIP family metal transporter codes for MLLKIILFSGFSGITVFIGGLLANYFNHHIKEKPIKYEIIHAMMSFGAGIILSALALVLVPQGMEELELFPLVGTFLFGAILFMLIDWYLANKGGKIATLLAMMMDFVPESIALGATFAINPKMATLLAVIIGLQNLPEAFNSFRDLVQSGFTIRKTLVIFFFLSFSGIIGAMLGHIYLSDYPDLTAFLMVFASGGILYLLIQDIIPESKLKNNYLSSLGAILGFLVGIIGEKII; via the coding sequence ATGTTACTAAAAATCATTCTCTTCTCAGGCTTTTCAGGCATTACCGTTTTTATTGGAGGTTTATTGGCGAATTATTTTAACCATCATATCAAAGAAAAGCCAATCAAATACGAGATTATCCATGCCATGATGTCTTTTGGTGCGGGAATAATCTTATCAGCCCTGGCATTGGTATTGGTGCCACAAGGGATGGAGGAACTGGAATTGTTTCCCTTGGTTGGAACCTTCCTGTTTGGAGCAATTTTATTTATGCTAATTGATTGGTATTTGGCCAATAAAGGTGGGAAAATTGCCACATTATTGGCCATGATGATGGATTTTGTTCCGGAATCCATTGCCCTTGGGGCTACTTTTGCAATAAATCCCAAAATGGCAACACTTCTGGCCGTCATTATAGGTTTGCAAAACCTGCCGGAAGCTTTTAATTCCTTCAGGGACTTGGTTCAGAGTGGTTTTACTATCCGTAAAACCCTTGTCATTTTCTTTTTTCTGAGTTTCTCAGGTATAATTGGAGCCATGCTCGGTCATATTTATTTGAGTGATTATCCAGATTTAACTGCCTTCTTAATGGTTTTTGCTAGTGGGGGGATTTTATATTTATTGATTCAGGACATCATTCCTGAAAGCAAGCTGAAAAACAATTACCTCTCCTCTTTAGGGGCCATACTTGGGTTTTTGGTTGGTATTATTGGGGAAAAGATAATTTAA
- a CDS encoding dihydrofolate reductase family protein translates to MKKLIYYVAISIDGFISGPNEDISLFMGEGEGVDKYQDDLMKFNTVIMGRKTYEFGYKYDLKPGQAPYPHMEHYIFSNKLEIPSLEPNVHLSKVDVENVKEIIHHSGTDVYLCGGGQFAGWLLDNGLINQVKLKVNPIVLGQGQKLFGESKTQAKLELVSTESFPEGLQILTYDLSTDL, encoded by the coding sequence ATGAAAAAGTTGATCTATTATGTAGCCATTTCTATAGATGGATTCATTTCTGGTCCTAATGAAGACATTAGCCTGTTTATGGGTGAAGGAGAAGGGGTAGATAAATACCAGGATGACTTGATGAAATTCAATACGGTGATTATGGGCAGGAAAACCTATGAGTTTGGATACAAGTATGACTTAAAACCTGGCCAGGCACCATACCCGCATATGGAACATTACATCTTTTCAAATAAGCTTGAAATTCCTTCTTTAGAACCTAATGTTCATTTGTCTAAAGTGGATGTTGAAAATGTAAAAGAAATCATCCATCATTCCGGAACCGATGTATACTTATGTGGTGGAGGCCAATTTGCAGGCTGGCTACTCGATAATGGCTTGATCAATCAGGTTAAATTGAAGGTCAATCCCATAGTTCTGGGGCAAGGACAAAAACTTTTTGGGGAGTCAAAAACTCAAGCAAAACTGGAGCTTGTTTCAACAGAATCATTTCCTGAAGGTTTGCAGATTTTGACTTACGATCTATCTACCGACCTTTAA
- a CDS encoding pseudouridine synthase: MKKFNNKTGDSSKKSWGDNKEPGKRTSYSKKKDSTDKTPVEKSEYKGRGRNQKPIFGKVEEKDKKKKTFKKPFSPIKTGKGKDEAQPIYNLKTIQKTAQTDSDEIRLNKFIANAGICSRRDADKLIEKGEISVNGKVVKEMGYKVLRKDRVEYKGKSIRPEKPVYILLNKPKDFITTTDDPFERKTVMHLVENACEERLFPVGRLDRNTTGLLLFTNDGELSAKLTHPSYEIKKIYQVTLDKPIAKNDVDTILEGVTLEDGLTEVDDLQVLSKDRMILGIEIHSGKNRIVRRIFAHFGYDVNALDRVTFAGLSKKDIPRGKYRFLEEKEVINLKFMNKRKSKKRPI, from the coding sequence ATGAAAAAATTCAACAATAAAACTGGAGATTCTTCCAAAAAATCATGGGGAGACAATAAAGAACCAGGAAAACGAACCTCCTATTCCAAAAAAAAGGACTCCACTGACAAAACTCCTGTAGAAAAAAGTGAATACAAAGGTAGAGGACGCAATCAAAAACCAATTTTTGGTAAGGTTGAGGAAAAAGACAAAAAGAAAAAAACTTTTAAAAAGCCTTTTTCTCCTATAAAAACTGGTAAAGGCAAAGATGAAGCACAGCCTATTTACAACCTAAAGACCATTCAAAAAACTGCTCAAACAGATTCGGATGAAATCAGGCTCAACAAATTCATCGCCAACGCAGGTATTTGTTCGCGAAGAGATGCAGATAAACTCATTGAAAAGGGAGAGATTTCTGTAAATGGGAAAGTAGTAAAAGAAATGGGCTACAAAGTACTTAGAAAAGACCGGGTAGAATACAAAGGAAAATCCATCCGTCCGGAAAAGCCTGTTTATATCTTACTTAATAAGCCCAAGGATTTTATCACCACAACTGACGATCCATTTGAGCGCAAGACAGTCATGCACTTGGTTGAAAATGCCTGTGAAGAGCGCCTATTCCCAGTAGGAAGACTAGATAGAAACACCACTGGTTTATTACTTTTCACCAATGATGGAGAGCTTTCAGCCAAATTGACACATCCTTCCTATGAGATTAAAAAAATATATCAGGTAACCCTCGATAAGCCCATAGCGAAGAATGATGTTGATACAATACTAGAAGGTGTGACACTGGAAGATGGCCTTACTGAGGTAGATGACCTACAGGTACTTTCCAAAGACCGGATGATTTTAGGCATAGAGATCCATTCTGGAAAAAATAGAATTGTTCGTAGAATTTTTGCTCATTTTGGTTACGATGTAAACGCCTTGGACAGGGTAACATTTGCAGGGTTGAGTAAAAAAGATATCCCAAGAGGTAAATACCGCTTTTTAGAAGAAAAAGAGGTTATTAACCTGAAATTCATGAATAAAAGAAAAAGTAAAAAGCGACCTATATAG
- a CDS encoding TraR/DksA family transcriptional regulator: MSQVEKTNYSKEELQEFELLINEKLTIAKEELNQLKRSLSKQNDSGTENTASTSKLLEDGADTLERENLSQLAARQQKFIINLENAIRRIKNGTYGVCVDTGKLISKERLRAVPHTMHSIEAKLGKK, translated from the coding sequence ATGAGCCAGGTAGAAAAAACCAATTATTCCAAGGAAGAGCTTCAGGAATTTGAATTGCTGATTAATGAAAAACTGACAATCGCAAAAGAAGAATTGAATCAATTGAAACGTTCTCTCAGCAAACAAAATGATAGTGGAACAGAAAACACTGCTTCTACATCAAAATTGTTAGAAGATGGGGCAGACACACTTGAAAGAGAAAATCTAAGCCAATTGGCTGCCAGACAACAAAAGTTTATCATTAACCTTGAAAATGCTATAAGGAGAATAAAAAATGGCACTTACGGGGTTTGTGTGGACACAGGAAAACTTATCAGCAAAGAAAGATTGCGTGCAGTTCCTCATACCATGCACAGTATAGAAGCAAAACTAGGTAAAAAATAA